From the genome of Gracilinanus agilis isolate LMUSP501 chromosome 2, AgileGrace, whole genome shotgun sequence, one region includes:
- the GDF9 gene encoding growth/differentiation factor 9 — MKRLYKAYATKEGIPKSDRSHLYNTVRLFTPCAQHQQPSWGQVTGVLQSMDLLFNLDRITDHEYLLKSVLLYSLKNPVSFSSTPKCMCHLVVKEPECSSPFCFRSPRSFTFNLQFELRKNHKWIEIDVTTLLQPLVASNKRNIHIALNFTCLKNQQNPFQGELFDTAMLMAPSLLVYLNDTSAQAYHRWNSLRYKRRHPLSPDQRDLSFYHKEEELTQDRKFSRHRRDEEIGEPKAKHPVLPVSYNLSEYLKQFLFPENECQLHDFKLSFSQLKWDKWIVAPHRYNPRYCKGDCPRLVGHRYGSPVHTMVQNIIYEKLDSSIPRPSCVPAKYSPLSVLTVELDGSIAYKEYEDMIATKCTCQ; from the exons ATGTGCCCAGCACCAGCAGCCCTCTTGGGGCCAAGTCACAG gagTTCTTCAGTCAATGGATTTGCTGTTTAACCTGGACCGTATTACTGACCATGAATATTTGCTCAAGTCTGTTTTGCTATATTCTTTGAAGaatccagtttctttttcttccaccCCTAAGTGTATGTGCCACCTTGTTGTAAAGGAACCTGAATGTTCTAGCCCATTTTGTTTTAGGTCTCCCCGGTCCTTCACTTTTAATTTGCAGTTTGAATTGAGAAAAAATCACAAGTGGATTGAAATAGATGTGACAACTTTGCTTCAGCCTCTAGTTGCTTCCAACAAGAGAAATATTCACATAGCTCTGAATTTCACTTGTCTCAAAAATCAACAGAATCCATTTCAGGGTGAGTTATTTGACACGGCCATGTTAATGGCCCCATCACTATTAGTATATCTGAATGACACAAGTGCTCAGGCTTACCATAGATGGAATTCCCTTAGATACAAAAGAAGGCACCCGTTGTCACCTGACCAGAGAGATCTGTCTTTCTACCATAAGGAAGAAGAGCTGACTCAGGATAGGAAATTCTCCCGTCAccgaagagatgaagaaattggagaACCCAAAGCAAAGCATCCCGTATTGCCAGTCTCTTACAATCTGAGTGAATATCTCAAGCAGTTTCTGTTTCCTGAGAATGAGTGTCAACTTCATGACTTTAAATTGAGCTTTAGCCAGCTGAAGTGGGACAAATGGATTGTGGCACCACATAGATATAATCCTCGATACTGCAAAGGTGACTGTCCCAGGCTTGTTGGGCATCGATATGGTTCTCCTGTCCATACTATGGTGCAAAACATAATCTACGAGAAGCTAGACTCCTCCATCCCAAGGCCTTCCTGTGTGCCTGCTAAATATAGCCCCTTGAGTGTCTTGACTGTTGAACTTGATGGCTCTATTGCTTATAAAGAATATGAAGACATGATAGCAACAAAATGTACTTGTCAATAG